One window of Vitis riparia cultivar Riparia Gloire de Montpellier isolate 1030 chromosome 5, EGFV_Vit.rip_1.0, whole genome shotgun sequence genomic DNA carries:
- the LOC117914155 gene encoding adenylate isopentenyltransferase 5, chloroplastic — protein sequence MMRTILSACKQVQTPLLDISGLNLELFNPRRRKEKVVFVIGATGTGKSKLSIDLATRFPSEIINSDKMQVYKGLHIVTNKVTEEECRGVPHHLLGIADPNTNFTAMDFCHHASLAIQSITARNRHPIIAGGSNSFIEALVTDVPEFKSRYECCFLWVDVSLPVLHRFVSERVDRMVEAGLVEEVKRIFDPEADYSRGIRRAIGVPEMDQFLRGERIVGDKIAAQYLRKAIAKIKENTCKLACSQLDKIHRLQNIRGWKIHRLDATEAFLKRGDDAEEAWEKHVAGPSMDIVGCFLRHQDCVPNIVVPVPVPSTAIIGSTVAMTAVAAASH from the coding sequence ATGATGAGGACTATCTTGTCTGCCTGCAAGCAAGTACAGACGCCCCTACTGGATATTTCAGGGCTCAACTTGGAGCTCTTCAATCCACGGCGCCGAAAGGAGAAGGTAGTGTTCGTGATAGGAGCCACCGGCACGGGGAAATCGAAGCTTTCGATTGACCTCGCCACGCGTTTTCCATCTGAAATCATAAACTCCGACAAAATGCAAGTCTACAAGGGCCTTCACATAGTCACGAATAAGGTGACAGAGGAGGAGTGTCGCGGCGTCCCCCACCATTTGTTGGGGATAGCTGATCCTAATACCAACTTCACCGCCATGGATTTCTGCCACCACGCATCACTAGCCATCCAATCCATCACCGCTCGCAACCGCCATCCCATCATCGCCGGTGGCTCCAATTCATTCATTGAAGCTCTAGTGACTGACGTCCCTGAATTCAAATCAAGGTACGAGTGCTGCTTCCTCTGGGTTGACGTCTCATTGCCTGTACTTCACCGCTTTGTATCAGAGCGAGTTGATCGGATGGTGGAGGCGGGGTTGGTGGAGGAAGTAAAAAGAATCTTCGACCCGGAGGCCGATTACTCACGGGGAATTAGGCGGGCAATTGGAGTTCCGGAAATGGATCAATTTCTAAGAGGCGAAAGAATTGTTGGGGATAAAATTGCAGCTCAGTATCTGAGAAAAGCCATTGCTAAAATCAAAGAGAACACCTGCAAACTAGCTTGTTCCCAATTAGACAAAATTCACCGGCTGCAGAACATCAGGGGATGGAAAATACATCGCCTGGACGCCACTGAAGCCTTCCTAAAACGAGGGGACGACGCCGAGGAAGCGTGGGAGAAGCACGTGGCAGGGCCGAGCATGGACATCGTCGGCTGTTTCCTCCGCCACCAAGACTGTGTGCCCAACATTGTGGTTCCGGTTCCGGTTCCGTCCACTGCCATCATCGGCTCCACCGTGGCCATGACCGCTGTGGCGGCCGCCAGTCACTAA